The following are encoded together in the Arcobacter aquimarinus genome:
- a CDS encoding glucosamine 6-phosphate synthetase, which translates to MCGIFGQISKYKINQEKFEKLVKHSEQRGVDSSGLIHFDGGIYKINRADYNIEKLLKKIKPYNSNIVLGHSRLITNGLGDNQPVIRDDICAIHNGIIVNEKEIWEKLTVQRKYQIDSEVIVAIAEEYLKNNSDENKLVNQILSKCRGVVACALLLPKRGKLLLFSNNGSLYVGYLKDDIYFASERYALDQINCESIKQIRDEALILDIPFSEQNLLVIDDNSRTENLIPEFKFNQNEEKLLEFKTLKELNLKRCTKCILPETMPFIKFDDKGVCNYCNNYKKRNKPKPKEELFKLVEPYRRPGKELDCIVPFSGGRDSCYGLHLIVNELGMKPVTYTYDWGMVTDLGRRNISQMCGDMGVENIIVAADISQKRKNIKMNLQAWLKSPHLGMMAMLTAGDKHFFRYVEEIKKQTGINLNLWGVNPLEQTHFKTGFLGIKPDFEEDKVYTNGVMKQLRYHSKRFKAMLESPGYFNSSLWDTLSGEYYRSFMQKEDYYHIFDYWTWEEDILNDTLINQYNWETAIDTSTTWRIGDGTAGFYNYVYYTVAGFTEHDTFRSNQIREGQLSREKALQLIEDENQPRYQNIRWYLDTLGLDFNEVIKVVNSIPKLYKEF; encoded by the coding sequence ATGTGTGGAATATTTGGACAAATATCTAAATATAAAATTAACCAAGAAAAATTTGAGAAACTAGTAAAGCATTCGGAGCAAAGAGGTGTTGATTCTAGTGGATTAATTCATTTTGATGGTGGAATATATAAGATAAATAGGGCTGATTATAATATAGAAAAACTTTTAAAGAAAATAAAACCATATAATAGCAATATTGTACTTGGGCATAGTAGACTTATAACAAACGGTTTAGGGGATAACCAACCAGTTATAAGAGATGATATTTGTGCTATACACAATGGAATAATTGTAAATGAAAAAGAAATTTGGGAAAAGTTGACAGTTCAAAGAAAATATCAAATAGATTCAGAAGTTATAGTTGCAATTGCTGAAGAATATTTAAAAAATAATTCAGATGAAAATAAATTAGTAAATCAAATATTAAGTAAATGTAGAGGAGTAGTCGCATGTGCATTATTATTACCAAAACGTGGTAAGCTTCTTTTGTTTTCTAACAATGGAAGTTTGTACGTAGGATATTTAAAGGATGACATTTATTTTGCTTCAGAGAGATATGCATTGGATCAAATTAATTGTGAAAGTATAAAACAAATAAGAGATGAAGCTTTAATTTTGGATATTCCTTTTTCAGAACAAAATTTATTAGTAATAGATGATAATAGTAGAACGGAAAATCTTATTCCTGAGTTTAAATTTAATCAAAATGAAGAAAAATTATTAGAGTTTAAAACTTTAAAAGAATTAAATTTAAAAAGATGTACTAAATGTATATTACCAGAAACTATGCCTTTTATAAAGTTTGATGATAAAGGTGTTTGTAATTACTGTAATAATTATAAAAAAAGAAATAAACCAAAGCCTAAAGAAGAATTATTTAAATTAGTAGAACCTTATAGAAGACCAGGAAAAGAGCTAGATTGTATAGTTCCTTTTTCTGGAGGCAGAGATAGCTGTTATGGGTTGCATCTAATAGTTAATGAACTTGGAATGAAACCTGTAACTTATACTTATGATTGGGGAATGGTAACAGACCTAGGAAGAAGAAATATAAGTCAAATGTGTGGAGATATGGGAGTAGAAAATATTATTGTAGCTGCGGATATTTCACAAAAAAGAAAAAATATTAAGATGAATTTACAAGCATGGCTTAAATCGCCACATCTTGGAATGATGGCGATGTTAACAGCTGGAGATAAACATTTTTTTAGATATGTAGAAGAGATTAAAAAACAAACTGGAATAAATCTTAATCTTTGGGGAGTTAATCCATTAGAACAAACTCATTTTAAAACAGGATTTTTAGGTATAAAACCTGATTTTGAAGAAGATAAAGTTTATACTAATGGAGTAATGAAACAACTAAGATACCATAGTAAAAGATTTAAAGCTATGCTTGAGAGTCCAGGTTATTTTAATAGTTCTTTATGGGATACATTGTCTGGTGAGTACTATAGAAGCTTTATGCAAAAAGAGGATTATTATCACATTTTTGATTATTGGACATGGGAAGAAGATATATTAAATGATACTTTAATAAATCAATATAATTGGGAAACAGCAATTGATACTAGTACAACTTGGCGTATTGGAGATGGAACAGCAGGTTTTTATAATTATGTTTATTATACAGTTGCTGGATTTACAGAACATGATACTTTTAGAAGTAACCAAATAAGAGAAGGTCAATTGAGTAGAGAAAAAGCTTTACAGTTAATAGAAGATGAAAATCAACCAAGATATCAAAATATAAGATGGTATTTAGATACGCTGGGACTAGATTTTAATGAAGTTATAAAAGTGGTAAATTCAATACCAAAACTTTATAAGGAATTTTAA
- a CDS encoding MraY family glycosyltransferase: protein MIYIILFLISFLLTYFIKNYMIKKSFVASVNERSSHTVPTPHGGGIALAITWFIGLIYLYFIGEISSNLFYALLFGAVISIVSFFDDIYELSPKLRLMVQSLVAVGGLYFLGGFDTLTFGVFDIQNPIFTNIFAFFMIIWFINLYNFLDGINGYAGSQAVFLALAGFVLFSGNHFLVLAVAVLGFLYWNWNKAKIFMGDVGSTLLGYNIAIFTIYYANQESTNFWIWIILFGVYWFDATLTLIRRKLNKEKLSQAHKKHAYQRLTQSGWSHYKVTNYSIGLNLILFSIVYFVSNIFVAFILALIVLVLSMKFVDNKKAFE from the coding sequence ATGATTTATATTATATTATTTTTAATCTCTTTTTTACTTACATATTTTATAAAAAACTATATGATAAAAAAATCATTTGTTGCAAGTGTAAATGAAAGAAGTTCTCATACAGTACCAACACCTCATGGTGGAGGAATTGCTCTTGCTATTACTTGGTTTATAGGTTTGATTTATTTATATTTTATAGGTGAAATCTCATCAAATCTTTTTTATGCTTTGCTATTTGGTGCTGTTATATCAATAGTAAGTTTTTTTGATGATATTTATGAATTAAGCCCAAAACTAAGACTTATGGTTCAATCATTAGTTGCTGTTGGTGGATTGTACTTTTTAGGTGGATTTGATACTTTGACTTTTGGTGTTTTTGATATACAAAATCCAATTTTTACAAATATTTTTGCATTTTTTATGATAATTTGGTTCATCAATCTTTACAATTTTTTAGATGGAATAAATGGCTATGCAGGAAGTCAAGCAGTATTTTTAGCACTTGCTGGATTTGTACTATTTAGTGGAAATCATTTTTTAGTTCTAGCTGTAGCTGTTTTAGGATTTTTATATTGGAACTGGAACAAAGCTAAGATATTTATGGGAGATGTGGGAAGTACGCTTTTAGGATATAACATAGCAATTTTTACAATCTATTATGCAAATCAAGAATCAACAAATTTTTGGATATGGATTATATTATTTGGTGTTTATTGGTTTGATGCTACTTTAACTTTGATAAGAAGAAAATTAAATAAAGAAAAATTATCTCAAGCTCATAAAAAACACGCATATCAAAGACTAACCCAATCAGGTTGGAGTCACTATAAAGTAACAAATTATTCTATAGGATTAAATCTAATTTTATTTTCTATAGTTTATTTTGTATCAAATATTTTTGTAGCTTTTATACTTGCTTTGATAGTTCTAGTTTTAAGTATGAAGTTTGTAGATAATAAAAAGGCTTTTGAGTAA
- a CDS encoding NAD-dependent epimerase/dehydratase family protein, with protein sequence MKNILLTGSAGFIASHLIEELLKDQNNCIIGIDNFYSGTKENLEFIKSIDKENRFQFIEVDIRNFEEINKIIRDKKIEYIYHLAAIVSVQESILNPLLSNEVNVKGTLNILESAKLNSVKRVVFSSSAAVYGDEPTQPKNENSITKPISPYGYEKLIGEQYMKLYSELYGVETVCLRYFNVYGERQSATSDYSGVISIFEKKFKNDEIPNIYGNGEQYRDFVYVKDVAKANIKAMNNSNVSGEVFCVGTSKKISINNLVSVLNHKYSKNIKINYLQPRNGDIKESICDNKKIKKYLEINEFVEFNQGIKKL encoded by the coding sequence ATGAAAAATATTTTACTAACAGGAAGTGCTGGATTTATAGCTTCACATTTAATAGAAGAACTTTTAAAAGATCAAAATAATTGTATTATTGGTATAGATAATTTCTATAGTGGAACAAAAGAAAATTTAGAGTTTATAAAATCTATAGATAAAGAAAATAGATTTCAATTTATAGAAGTAGATATTAGAAATTTCGAGGAAATAAATAAAATTATAAGAGATAAAAAAATAGAATATATTTATCACCTAGCTGCTATCGTATCAGTTCAGGAGTCAATATTAAATCCTCTTTTATCAAATGAAGTAAATGTAAAAGGTACTTTAAATATTTTGGAGTCAGCAAAGTTAAATAGTGTAAAAAGAGTTGTTTTTTCTAGTTCTGCTGCTGTTTATGGAGATGAACCAACTCAACCTAAAAATGAAAACTCTATTACTAAACCTATTTCCCCTTATGGATATGAAAAACTTATTGGTGAACAATATATGAAACTATATAGTGAACTTTATGGAGTAGAGACTGTATGCTTACGATATTTTAATGTTTATGGAGAAAGACAAAGTGCTACAAGTGATTATAGTGGTGTAATTTCAATTTTTGAAAAAAAGTTTAAAAACGATGAAATACCAAACATTTATGGAAATGGTGAACAGTATAGAGATTTTGTATATGTAAAAGATGTAGCAAAAGCAAATATAAAAGCTATGAATAATTCAAATGTTTCAGGGGAAGTTTTTTGTGTAGGAACATCTAAAAAAATATCAATAAATAATTTAGTAAGTGTATTAAATCATAAATATTCTAAAAATATTAAAATAAATTATTTACAGCCTAGAAATGGAGATATAAAAGAATCTATTTGTGATAATAAAAAAATAAAAAAATATTTAGAAATAAATGAATTTGTTGAATTCAATCAAGGAATTAAGAAGTTATGA
- a CDS encoding NAD-dependent epimerase/dehydratase family protein codes for MIKNLLITGSTGYLGSSFINQHKNKYLFEKFSLLNQKIEDINFDRIDIILHCAALVHQKVEHSYEKYHDINVEYPVKLAKLAKQNGVKQFVFISTIAVYGEEEEKLDENNICNPITPYGKSKLEAEKELLKLIDDNFVVSIIRPPMIYGKNAPGNIDSLIKLVKKIPIIPLDKIENKRSFISIQNLCFIVDEVITQQKAGIFLVSDDESLSTSRLIELIAKNLDKKIYLIKVPFFESLLKILKPSFHKRLYGSLEVDNSITKDKLNLKNPYSVEEAIKLMIKGEYI; via the coding sequence ATGATTAAAAATCTTTTAATTACTGGTTCAACCGGCTATTTAGGGAGTAGTTTTATAAACCAACATAAAAATAAATATTTGTTTGAAAAATTTTCATTATTAAATCAAAAAATAGAAGATATTAATTTTGATAGAATAGATATTATTTTACATTGTGCCGCACTTGTACATCAAAAAGTAGAACATTCTTATGAAAAATATCATGATATAAATGTTGAGTATCCAGTAAAACTTGCAAAGCTAGCAAAACAAAATGGCGTAAAACAGTTTGTATTTATAAGCACTATTGCAGTTTATGGTGAAGAGGAAGAAAAATTAGATGAAAATAATATTTGCAATCCAATTACACCTTATGGAAAAAGTAAGCTAGAAGCAGAAAAAGAACTTTTGAAATTAATTGATGATAATTTTGTAGTGAGTATTATCAGACCACCTATGATTTATGGTAAGAATGCTCCTGGAAATATAGATAGTTTGATAAAACTTGTAAAAAAAATACCTATTATACCTCTAGATAAAATTGAGAATAAAAGAAGTTTTATATCTATTCAAAATCTTTGTTTCATCGTAGATGAGGTAATAACTCAACAAAAAGCAGGAATATTTCTGGTAAGTGATGATGAATCTCTTAGCACTTCAAGATTGATAGAGTTAATAGCAAAAAATCTTGATAAAAAAATATATCTAATAAAAGTACCATTTTTTGAAAGTTTATTGAAGATACTAAAACCATCATTTCACAAGCGACTTTATGGAAGTTTGGAAGTAGATAACAGTATCACAAAAGATAAATTAAACCTAAAAAATCCATATAGTGTGGAAGAGGCTATAAAATTGATGATAAAAGGTGAATATATCTAG
- a CDS encoding type II toxin-antitoxin system Phd/YefM family antitoxin, with protein sequence MQVVSMTEARNNFKAIFDAVYNNNDEVIIHRKGRENVVVIPFEEYDILKKAFSHDYMSWHKKELENIGKIGLNSKSFVEDSEDYSKW encoded by the coding sequence ATGCAAGTAGTTAGTATGACAGAAGCTAGAAATAATTTTAAAGCAATATTTGATGCTGTTTACAATAACAATGATGAGGTAATTATTCATAGAAAAGGTCGTGAAAATGTGGTTGTTATTCCTTTTGAAGAGTATGATATATTAAAAAAAGCATTTAGTCATGATTATATGAGCTGGCATAAAAAAGAGCTTGAAAATATTGGAAAGATAGGTTTAAACTCTAAAAGTTTTGTAGAAGATAGTGAGGATTATTCTAAATGGTAG
- the rfbC gene encoding dTDP-4-dehydrorhamnose 3,5-epimerase, producing MNYKRLEIPELILCEPKLHEDNRGFVFEAFKKESFNSFVGFKVDFCQDNISYSKYGVIRGLHTNTVDFAQSKLVSVLQGKILDVAVDFRVGSPSFGKVICMELDSVENKQLFIPRGFLHGFSVLSQDAIVNIKIDRYFAAGQSIGVKFDDEYLNIDWKIPKELQILSNADEKLPKFIETTSPFFYEKNYY from the coding sequence ATGAATTATAAAAGATTAGAAATACCAGAACTTATTCTTTGTGAACCTAAGCTTCATGAAGATAATCGTGGATTTGTATTTGAAGCTTTTAAAAAAGAGAGTTTTAATTCATTTGTCGGATTTAAAGTAGATTTTTGTCAAGATAATATCTCTTATAGTAAATATGGAGTCATTAGAGGACTTCATACAAATACTGTTGATTTTGCTCAATCAAAACTTGTAAGTGTATTACAAGGAAAGATTTTAGATGTTGCAGTTGATTTTAGAGTTGGAAGTCCTAGCTTTGGAAAAGTTATTTGTATGGAACTTGATAGTGTAGAAAATAAACAGTTATTTATTCCAAGAGGATTTTTACATGGTTTTTCTGTTTTAAGCCAAGATGCTATTGTAAATATAAAAATAGATAGATATTTTGCAGCAGGACAAAGTATAGGTGTTAAATTTGATGATGAATATCTAAATATTGATTGGAAAATACCCAAAGAGTTACAGATACTATCAAATGCAGATGAAAAATTGCCAAAATTTATAGAAACAACATCACCATTTTTTTATGAAAAAAATTACTATTAA
- a CDS encoding O-antigen polymerase, protein MIETFVILIGLLTSIFIFYYFTKKTVLEINFKNGSVWSLLIYRELLFIYLPLLLLNYYGISKFSEIILFAKDKDIFWISLVSLVSIFLFLLTLAIFSKVLLPSIDLEYKQSAIKNRELVIFVNTFVFLGLFLLVFSIFFLNYKHALIESIISDSSILQIRLSNTHNSYLPSQIQYLIVMSYVVASIYSGILLVLKKYLKLIIYLSISLLLASAAGDKAPLIFSIMLFFISYTYIKGINISFSKVFFTLLVYLPIIYMLLFFIVSLQISELTIEKLNIFLVERLGVGQMAGVFETLSIPKLEGEFYLHCIPFASLFNNYIPYDKALMLFTESYNFEQMGVKNSMFISEAYGIGGWSLLVLSPFIMGLSYVLGIKVMFIYMKLFFNRNIAVIFSLPMYITSSSITGGFSSFPFFKGLILNIILISFVWFIYKIIIFLKKINLRREMY, encoded by the coding sequence ATGATTGAAACTTTTGTTATTTTAATAGGTTTATTAACTAGTATATTTATTTTTTATTATTTTACAAAAAAAACAGTATTAGAAATAAATTTTAAAAATGGATCAGTTTGGAGTTTGCTTATATATAGGGAGTTGTTATTTATATATTTGCCACTTTTATTACTTAATTATTATGGTATATCTAAATTTTCAGAAATTATTTTATTTGCAAAAGATAAAGATATATTTTGGATATCATTAGTAAGTTTAGTATCAATATTTTTATTTTTATTGACTTTAGCTATTTTTTCAAAAGTTTTGTTACCAAGTATAGATTTAGAATATAAACAAAGTGCAATTAAAAATAGGGAATTAGTTATTTTTGTTAATACATTTGTTTTTTTAGGATTATTTTTATTAGTTTTTTCTATATTTTTTTTAAATTATAAACATGCATTAATTGAATCAATAATTTCAGATTCAAGTATTTTACAGATTAGATTAAGTAATACTCATAATTCTTATTTACCTTCACAAATACAGTATTTAATAGTTATGTCATATGTAGTTGCTTCGATATACTCTGGAATACTTCTTGTTCTGAAAAAGTATTTAAAATTAATAATATATTTAAGTATTTCATTGCTTTTAGCTTCTGCTGCAGGTGATAAAGCACCTTTAATATTTTCTATAATGTTATTTTTTATTTCATATACTTATATTAAAGGAATAAATATTTCTTTTAGTAAAGTATTTTTTACATTATTAGTATATTTACCCATTATTTATATGCTTTTATTTTTTATAGTATCTTTACAAATTTCTGAATTGACTATTGAAAAATTAAATATATTTTTAGTAGAAAGGTTAGGAGTAGGTCAAATGGCTGGAGTTTTTGAAACTTTGAGTATACCTAAATTAGAAGGAGAATTTTATTTACACTGTATACCATTTGCGAGTTTATTTAATAATTATATACCATATGATAAAGCACTGATGCTATTTACAGAAAGTTATAATTTTGAGCAAATGGGAGTTAAAAATTCTATGTTTATTTCTGAAGCATATGGCATAGGCGGTTGGAGCCTTTTAGTTTTATCTCCTTTTATAATGGGATTAAGTTATGTTTTAGGAATTAAAGTTATGTTTATCTATATGAAGTTATTTTTTAATAGAAATATAGCAGTTATATTTTCTTTACCAATGTATATAACATCATCGTCAATAACTGGTGGCTTTTCTTCTTTCCCATTTTTTAAAGGTTTAATATTGAATATTATTTTAATAAGTTTTGTTTGGTTTATATATAAAATCATTATTTTTTTGAAGAAAATTAATTTAAGAAGGGAAATGTATTAA
- a CDS encoding type II toxin-antitoxin system PemK/MazF family toxin, giving the protein MVGQIHLAKIYFMDLSEYKIRPVLVIKNLDDDCICLQLTTQYYDDNMIISNYDLIDGKLKKDFLIIVPKNFTLHKSILFKYLGTINAEKQKKIFKIFCEKIGCN; this is encoded by the coding sequence ATGGTAGGACAGATACATCTAGCAAAGATTTATTTTATGGATTTAAGTGAATATAAAATACGACCAGTTTTAGTTATCAAAAACTTAGATGATGATTGTATATGTTTACAACTAACAACACAATATTATGATGATAACATGATAATTTCAAATTATGATTTGATAGATGGAAAATTGAAAAAAGATTTTTTGATAATTGTTCCTAAAAATTTCACTCTTCATAAATCAATATTATTTAAATATTTAGGAACTATAAATGCAGAAAAACAAAAAAAAATATTTAAAATATTTTGTGAAAAGATAGGATGTAACTAA
- a CDS encoding oligosaccharide flippase family protein, with translation MINKLKPKSEFNRNILTLMSGTTIAQAIPIAISPILTRIYTPNDFGVLALFLAITSIFASIANGRYELAIMLPKKDEDAINIFALGFIINCFISLLLLILVVIFNNYFTKLLGNNEISFWLYFVPITVFIVGLFNILNYFNTRKKNYKDIKNATILKSIVLAIAQLSLGFIKSGVSGLILGNIISNGFANIKLAKNILKNKRLILKIKLVKIIILAKKYKDFPKYNLISDLSNTLTLQIPFFVIPKVFNITVSGYFFFAQKMISIPSLLIANSISQVFFEKISENNKNNIKNMPIFLNILKKLLMLSLPMSIFIYLFSPTIFEIIFGKEWRISGEISQYLAIIFFFTFIVSTLSITLVSYNKLKFLAIWQYLYLFSSIVFFFLVYYLELEFNIFLEYYVLHQVVLYLIYFFIIFLVVYKMDESIS, from the coding sequence ATGATAAATAAACTAAAGCCAAAATCAGAATTTAATAGAAATATCCTCACTCTTATGTCAGGAACTACAATAGCACAAGCAATACCTATAGCTATTAGTCCAATACTCACAAGAATATATACACCGAATGATTTTGGTGTTCTTGCATTGTTTTTGGCTATAACTTCCATCTTTGCTAGTATTGCAAATGGAAGATACGAATTAGCTATCATGCTTCCTAAAAAAGATGAGGATGCTATAAATATTTTTGCTTTAGGATTTATAATAAATTGTTTCATCTCTCTATTACTTTTAATTTTGGTTGTAATATTTAATAATTATTTTACAAAATTATTAGGAAATAACGAAATAAGTTTTTGGTTGTATTTTGTACCTATCACAGTGTTTATAGTAGGTTTATTTAATATTTTGAATTATTTTAACACTAGAAAAAAAAACTATAAAGATATAAAAAATGCAACTATTTTAAAATCTATAGTTTTAGCTATAGCTCAACTTTCTCTAGGATTCATAAAATCTGGAGTGAGTGGATTAATATTAGGAAATATAATTTCAAATGGATTTGCAAATATTAAGTTAGCTAAAAATATTTTAAAGAATAAAAGGCTGATATTAAAAATAAAACTAGTAAAAATAATTATTCTTGCTAAAAAATATAAAGATTTTCCAAAATATAATTTGATTTCAGATTTGTCAAATACTTTAACTCTACAAATTCCATTTTTTGTTATACCTAAGGTATTTAATATTACTGTTTCTGGATATTTCTTTTTTGCACAGAAAATGATTTCTATACCAAGTCTTTTAATAGCTAATTCTATATCACAAGTATTTTTTGAAAAAATTTCTGAAAATAATAAAAACAATATTAAGAATATGCCTATATTTTTAAATATATTGAAAAAATTGCTAATGTTATCTTTGCCTATGTCAATATTTATATATTTATTTTCACCAACAATATTTGAAATTATTTTTGGAAAAGAATGGAGAATATCTGGAGAAATAAGTCAGTATTTGGCAATTATATTTTTTTTTACGTTTATTGTATCTACGTTAAGTATCACTTTGGTAAGTTATAATAAACTTAAGTTTCTAGCTATTTGGCAGTATCTTTATTTATTTAGTAGTATTGTTTTTTTCTTTTTAGTATATTATTTAGAATTAGAATTTAATATATTTTTGGAATATTATGTTTTACACCAAGTTGTATTATATTTAATATATTTTTTCATAATATTTTTAGTAGTATATAAAATGGATGAAAGTATTTCGTAA
- a CDS encoding glycosyltransferase: MKVLYVSSMRDFFSGAKKQLKWEIESSQDLKIDWNIVVIHDGKIEDSMHEVNPPKIFRNLLFRNLYTWIYIIKNQKNYDIVINRHITFDIFVILFGWFVKNRFSVHHGKEVEGLRVVRKNWKGKVASLVEKITGFISLKQVRGAICVTNDIAEYQNKRAGVKTFLYPNGINTEIVSLLNDCRIDSEVNIAFVCSIFSEWHGLDLLLDNIKQNEDFIKNNNIKFHLIGNILKKDLISIANINNINNIVTYGHLTEDDYNKVLEKCDIGLDSLALFREGLKEGSALKVREYLAYGLPVYSGFQDSAIPPKFEYYKVGEVDVKEMYTFAVNLKKISREKIRISSIDFISKTGLLNKLYTDINNYKQLIKR; encoded by the coding sequence ATGAAAGTTTTATATGTTAGTAGTATGAGAGATTTTTTTAGTGGAGCAAAAAAACAACTGAAATGGGAAATAGAATCATCTCAGGACTTAAAAATAGATTGGAATATAGTAGTTATTCATGATGGAAAAATTGAAGATAGTATGCATGAAGTTAATCCTCCTAAAATATTTAGAAATTTGCTTTTTAGAAATCTTTATACATGGATATATATAATTAAAAATCAAAAAAATTATGATATTGTTATAAATAGACATATTACTTTTGATATATTCGTAATTTTATTTGGATGGTTTGTAAAAAATAGATTTAGTGTTCATCATGGAAAAGAAGTAGAAGGTTTAAGAGTAGTTAGAAAAAATTGGAAGGGTAAAGTAGCTTCCTTAGTTGAAAAAATTACAGGATTTATAAGTTTAAAACAAGTTAGAGGTGCTATTTGTGTAACAAATGATATAGCTGAATATCAAAATAAAAGGGCTGGAGTAAAAACTTTTTTGTATCCTAATGGCATTAATACTGAAATTGTTTCATTATTAAATGATTGCAGAATTGATAGTGAAGTTAATATAGCATTTGTTTGTAGTATATTTTCAGAATGGCATGGATTAGACTTACTTTTGGATAATATAAAGCAAAATGAAGATTTTATTAAAAATAATAATATAAAATTCCACCTTATTGGAAATATATTAAAAAAAGATTTGATAAGTATTGCAAATATTAACAACATTAATAATATAGTAACATATGGTCATTTAACAGAAGATGATTATAATAAAGTTCTTGAAAAATGTGATATTGGATTAGACTCATTAGCTTTATTTAGAGAAGGATTAAAAGAAGGTTCAGCCTTGAAAGTAAGAGAATATTTAGCATATGGGTTACCTGTATATTCTGGATTTCAAGATTCAGCTATTCCTCCTAAATTTGAATATTATAAAGTAGGGGAGGTTGATGTAAAAGAGATGTATACTTTTGCAGTTAATTTAAAAAAAATTTCAAGAGAAAAAATAAGAATTAGTAGTATAGATTTTATATCAAAAACTGGATTATTAAATAAATTGTATACAGATATTAATAATTATAAACAGTTAATTAAAAGATAA
- a CDS encoding glycosyltransferase, producing the protein MKNILFMVTKSQNGGAQKWTKEQIEICSNNFNCFLATDEDGWLSQNVQVQDKFLNKLIYRRLSFSYLLLLNKFIKYNNINLIIASSANAGIYSRLIKLFNEKIKVIYVSHGWSSIYNGGKLAFLYTFIERQLSKISDSILCISKKDFQNAKDIIKINDNKLKWITNKIYPIKNREILKKQDEKIKLLTVARLEIPKRVDLLIEATKDLNDVELHIVGDGSQRNYLESIKHKNVIFYGEIDGFNDFKNYDIFALISDSEGLPLSALEAMSSKLPIILSDVGGCFELIDENGILVKNNIDEIKNAIINTISNNNKFSEKSLKLFNNSYNLELNRNSYINYYKDISND; encoded by the coding sequence ATGAAAAATATTTTATTTATGGTGACGAAATCCCAAAATGGTGGGGCTCAAAAATGGACAAAAGAACAAATTGAAATCTGTTCAAATAATTTTAATTGTTTTTTAGCAACTGATGAAGATGGATGGCTTTCTCAAAATGTGCAAGTTCAAGATAAATTTTTAAATAAATTAATATATAGAAGACTTTCTTTTTCTTATTTATTGCTATTAAACAAATTTATAAAATATAATAATATAAATTTAATAATTGCAAGTTCTGCAAATGCAGGAATTTATTCAAGATTAATTAAATTATTTAATGAAAAAATAAAAGTTATATATGTAAGTCATGGTTGGTCTTCTATTTATAATGGAGGGAAATTAGCTTTTTTATATACTTTTATTGAAAGACAACTTTCAAAAATTAGTGATTCAATTCTTTGTATCTCAAAAAAAGATTTTCAGAACGCAAAAGATATTATAAAAATCAATGATAATAAATTAAAGTGGATTACGAATAAAATATATCCTATAAAAAATAGAGAAATTTTAAAAAAACAAGATGAAAAAATAAAGTTATTAACTGTTGCTAGATTAGAAATTCCTAAAAGAGTTGATTTATTAATTGAAGCAACTAAAGATTTGAACGATGTTGAACTACATATAGTGGGGGATGGTTCTCAAAGAAATTATTTAGAATCTATAAAACATAAAAATGTAATTTTTTATGGAGAAATAGATGGATTTAATGATTTTAAAAATTATGATATTTTTGCTTTGATTTCAGATAGTGAAGGTTTACCATTATCTGCTTTAGAAGCTATGAGTTCAAAATTACCAATTATTTTAAGTGATGTTGGAGGATGTTTTGAACTTATTGATGAAAATGGAATTTTGGTTAAAAATAATATTGATGAAATAAAAAATGCAATAATTAATACTATTTCAAATAATAATAAATTCTCAGAAAAATCACTAAAATTATTTAACAATAGTTATAATTTAGAATTAAATAGAAATAGTTATATTAATTATTATAAAGATATATCAAATGATTAA